In Spirosoma aureum, a single genomic region encodes these proteins:
- a CDS encoding TatD family hydrolase: MSFMDSIRGMSFFDMHVHMTSRTTDDYQAMADAGVVAMIEPAFWLGQPRTGVDSFRDYFASLVGWERFRASQFGIRHYCTIGLNSKEANQEELAEQVMEILPLFIYKEGVVGVGEIGFDDQTAAEDKYYRAQLDLAKEAGLPVQIHTPHRDKKQGTSRSMDIALEHGLEPGMVIVDHNNEETVREVLDRGFWAGFTIYPFTKMGNERMVEIVKQYGPERIMINSAADWGISDPLAVPKTAALMKQSGISDEAIKLVTFTNAVTAFAQSGQLSLDELMQPLGIDQSQRYNGSSVLRGGQAPRIDKESTIIK, translated from the coding sequence ATGAGTTTTATGGATTCCATTCGTGGCATGTCATTCTTCGATATGCACGTTCACATGACTTCCCGTACCACCGACGATTATCAGGCTATGGCCGATGCGGGTGTGGTAGCGATGATTGAGCCTGCTTTCTGGCTGGGTCAGCCCCGTACGGGCGTTGACTCGTTCCGGGATTATTTCGCGAGTCTGGTTGGGTGGGAGCGTTTTCGGGCATCGCAGTTTGGGATTCGCCATTATTGCACGATCGGCCTGAATTCGAAAGAAGCCAATCAGGAAGAATTGGCTGAACAGGTTATGGAAATTCTGCCCTTATTCATCTATAAGGAAGGTGTAGTTGGTGTGGGCGAAATCGGCTTCGATGATCAGACCGCTGCGGAGGATAAATACTATCGTGCGCAACTGGATCTGGCTAAAGAAGCAGGATTACCTGTTCAGATTCACACCCCGCACCGCGACAAAAAACAGGGAACCAGCCGAAGTATGGATATTGCACTTGAACATGGGCTGGAGCCTGGAATGGTGATCGTGGATCATAACAATGAAGAAACCGTTCGTGAAGTCCTGGATCGTGGGTTTTGGGCAGGATTTACCATTTACCCATTCACAAAGATGGGCAATGAACGCATGGTGGAGATTGTGAAGCAATATGGTCCGGAACGAATCATGATAAACTCGGCTGCTGATTGGGGCATCAGCGATCCATTGGCAGTGCCTAAAACAGCCGCTTTAATGAAACAAAGCGGTATTTCAGACGAGGCAATCAAACTGGTGACGTTTACGAACGCCGTAACCGCCTTCGCGCAAAGCGGCCAGCTTAGCCTCGATGAACTGATGCAACCGTTGGGTATCGACCAGAGCCAGCGTTATAACGGCAGTTCGGTGCTGCGTGGTGGTCAGGCACCGAGAATAGACAAAGAATCAACGATCATTAAATAG
- a CDS encoding efflux RND transporter periplasmic adaptor subunit, whose translation MNLIKLIVCAGLLALMVACSKEAKTADEVEGKKEAFALTDTMLSRVSTEAVVVQPVRSQLRLIGRIVPDENRVIKVFPLVGGNVRDVRVELGDYVQKGQTLAVIQSSEVAGYNSQLVQAQAELRLAEKNLQVAKEMYADKLSSERDVLAARREVEREEAELTRLKEVLQIYGADQQSVALVKAPISGYVLEKNINQGTQLRSDDANAVFTISQLNEIWVLANVNESDIGRVKIDLPAQIQTLSYPDRIFHGTVNKVYNVLDQTTKTMQVRIRLANEKMLLKPGMNASVILAFDDGGSMPTIPAKALIFDKSKQFVMVFHDRQHIDTREVQVHRSLGDVAYIRSGLKPGEKVITQSQLLIYDALND comes from the coding sequence ATGAATCTCATCAAGTTAATTGTTTGCGCTGGGCTATTGGCCCTGATGGTTGCCTGCTCGAAGGAAGCAAAAACCGCCGACGAAGTCGAGGGAAAGAAAGAAGCCTTTGCCCTGACCGATACTATGTTAAGTCGGGTTAGTACCGAGGCTGTGGTGGTGCAGCCCGTTCGTAGTCAACTCCGGCTTATTGGCCGGATTGTGCCCGACGAGAATCGCGTCATTAAGGTATTTCCTTTGGTTGGGGGGAATGTTCGTGATGTTCGTGTCGAATTGGGCGATTATGTTCAGAAAGGCCAGACCCTGGCCGTCATTCAGTCGAGCGAGGTAGCTGGCTACAATAGCCAGTTAGTGCAGGCTCAGGCCGAGCTGCGGTTAGCGGAGAAAAACCTGCAAGTCGCTAAAGAGATGTATGCCGACAAATTGAGTTCGGAGCGGGATGTGTTAGCGGCCCGCCGGGAAGTGGAACGGGAAGAAGCCGAATTGACCCGCCTGAAAGAAGTACTCCAGATTTATGGCGCTGACCAGCAATCGGTTGCCCTAGTAAAAGCACCGATTTCGGGCTACGTGCTCGAAAAAAATATAAACCAGGGTACGCAGCTTCGCTCCGACGATGCGAATGCTGTGTTCACCATTTCGCAGTTGAATGAAATCTGGGTATTGGCCAACGTAAATGAATCCGACATCGGCCGGGTAAAAATTGATTTACCCGCTCAGATTCAGACGCTTTCTTATCCCGACCGTATATTTCACGGAACGGTCAATAAGGTGTATAACGTACTGGATCAAACCACTAAAACCATGCAGGTACGCATCCGGCTCGCCAACGAAAAGATGTTGCTCAAACCCGGTATGAATGCCAGCGTTATTCTGGCTTTTGACGATGGCGGCAGCATGCCAACCATTCCGGCCAAAGCGCTGATTTTTGACAAGAGTAAACAGTTCGTGATGGTTTTCCATGACCGACAGCATATCGATACCCGCGAAGTGCAGGTTCACCGTTCACTGGGCGATGTTGCTTACATCCGAAGTGGACTAAAACCCGGCGAAAAGGTAATAACTCAATCGCAGTTACTCATTTATGACGCCCTTAACGACTGA
- a CDS encoding TolC family protein, whose translation MTNYIVWAVVLLGTTVQAQDTLSVSLRQADSVFLQRNLLALAGRYQIEATQAQVIQARLLDNPTVNIELNAYNPALHRPLDVGAQGQKAFSIQQTILLAGKRNKRVAVATEQARLTELQFTDLLRTLRFELRSRFYDVYFTQNTLREYINQRARLTETIRAFERQYNRNNVALRELVRLKALLLQLNNDQLDLQNQLTEHQRDLRTLLQTTAVIRPLTSEADLNRYKTALPPLDQAVNAAFDNRPDLRGAETLVRQADANIALQKALATPDIRVGGLYDQNASYTPNYTAVTVSMDLPVLNKNQGNIRSARAQADYQRLVQRNSRVAVENEVQAALQRIQQTEAAYQAIDPSFSAQFDDLNLGVLRNFERGNLSLIEFVDLFETYLENVQQLNRLNADRINAYEQLNFTVGIDLFK comes from the coding sequence ATGACTAATTATATAGTCTGGGCGGTTGTGTTGTTAGGCACCACCGTTCAGGCTCAGGATACGTTGTCTGTAAGCCTACGCCAAGCCGACAGCGTGTTTTTGCAGCGAAATTTATTAGCGCTGGCCGGTCGCTATCAGATTGAGGCCACTCAGGCACAGGTTATTCAGGCCCGGCTGCTGGATAATCCAACGGTCAATATTGAGTTAAATGCCTATAATCCAGCCCTGCATCGACCGCTTGATGTGGGTGCCCAGGGGCAGAAGGCATTTTCCATTCAGCAAACAATTCTGCTGGCGGGTAAGCGGAATAAACGGGTTGCCGTTGCGACTGAACAGGCCCGGCTCACGGAACTACAATTCACCGATCTGCTCCGAACACTTCGATTTGAGCTGCGAAGCCGGTTTTACGATGTCTATTTTACGCAGAATACACTTCGGGAATACATCAATCAGCGAGCACGATTGACGGAAACAATTCGGGCGTTTGAACGGCAATATAACCGCAATAATGTAGCCCTGAGGGAGTTGGTCCGGCTTAAAGCGCTCCTTTTGCAGCTCAATAATGATCAGTTGGATCTGCAAAATCAGTTAACGGAGCATCAGCGAGATTTACGAACGTTGTTACAAACAACAGCCGTAATCCGACCTCTAACATCGGAGGCAGACCTGAATCGGTACAAAACGGCGTTACCACCATTGGATCAGGCTGTTAACGCGGCTTTTGATAATCGACCCGATCTACGTGGGGCCGAAACGCTGGTGCGGCAGGCCGATGCAAACATTGCTTTGCAGAAGGCGCTGGCCACGCCCGATATCCGGGTAGGGGGGCTATACGATCAAAACGCCAGCTATACACCCAATTACACCGCTGTCACGGTAAGCATGGACTTGCCTGTTCTGAACAAGAACCAGGGCAACATTCGGTCGGCGCGGGCTCAGGCCGACTACCAGCGTCTGGTTCAGCGCAACTCACGCGTAGCGGTTGAAAATGAAGTGCAGGCCGCTTTGCAACGAATTCAGCAAACAGAAGCCGCTTATCAGGCAATCGACCCCAGTTTTTCGGCGCAATTCGACGATTTGAACCTGGGCGTGTTGCGCAACTTTGAACGGGGTAATCTGTCGCTCATCGAGTTTGTGGATCTCTTTGAGACTTATCTGGAAAACGTGCAGCAACTCAATCGGCTCAATGCTGATCGGATTAACGCTTACGAACAACTCAACTTCACCGTCGGTATTGACCTGTTTAAGTAA
- a CDS encoding efflux RND transporter permease subunit, whose translation MNNLIKSILSFSLKNRFFVFFMVAALTAAGVYSYLNTPIEAFPDVTNTQIIVVTEWNGRSAEEVERFVTVPIEVAMNSVQRKTNVRSITMFGLSVMKIIFEDNVDDFFARQQVNNQLRTISLPDNVEPDIQPPYGPTGEIFRYTLKSRSRDTRELLTIQNWVIDRQLRAVPGVADIVAFGGREKTYEIMVNPMQLQKYGITPSEVYNSVTQNNLNVGGDVIEKNGQAYVVRGIGLLTNIADIENIIVDEQGELPVLVRDVAQVVESNQPRVGQVGLDTNDDVVEGIIVQRKGENPSEVLKRVKDKIAELNEKVLPSDVKMVTFYDRDNLMAYCTETVLHNLAEGILFVTVIVFLFMADWRTTLIVSIIIPLALLFAFVCLRLRGMSANLLSMGAVDFGIIIDGAVVMVEGIFVVLDHKAHQVGMPKFNGLAKLGLIRKTGTELGKAVFFSKLIIITALLPIFSFEKVEGKMFSPLAWTLGFALVGALLFTLTLVPVLCSILLNKNVREKNNPIVNFFNRIVMRGFTWTYGHRRLSMLMALVFMGLTFASASLLGTEFLPQLNEGALWVEAKLPMSSSLAETTKMVRTLRSKLMTFPEVNGVLSQTGRSNDGTDPSGFYYVQMQVNLKPKKEWPERETGHQLTTDQLIEEMDAKLKVFQGINYNYSQPIIDNVAEAVAGMNASNAVKIFGNDLAELDKYANQVIMAIRDVPGVKDVGILRNVGQPEMSIYVDKQKMAFYGVRVGDAEAVIEMAIGGKTASQLYEGERKFDIRVRYQPDFRKNEEDIGRLMVPTIRGNKIPLKEIADIRTLTGPAFVYRDKNKRFIGVKFSVRERDLGSTIAEAQRKVRQAVKFDRGYEAEWTGEFENQVRASKRLGQVVPISLLAIFVILFVLFGNVKDAALVLLNVPFALIGGILALHTTGTIFGISAGVGFIALFGICVQNGVILISVFNQNLMAGLSLDEAVAEGVRSRIRPVVMTAMMAAIGLLPAAVSTGIGSETQKPLAIVVIGGLITATILTLLIFPIIYRFFNRHRAHTISRRGKRSLLAKADV comes from the coding sequence ATGAATAATCTCATAAAATCCATTCTCAGTTTTTCGCTGAAAAACCGCTTTTTTGTGTTTTTCATGGTGGCTGCTTTGACCGCAGCGGGGGTATATAGCTACCTGAATACGCCCATCGAAGCCTTCCCGGATGTTACGAACACGCAGATCATTGTCGTAACGGAATGGAATGGACGAAGCGCCGAAGAAGTGGAGCGATTTGTGACGGTACCGATCGAGGTAGCCATGAATTCGGTACAGCGTAAAACCAATGTAAGGTCCATAACCATGTTTGGTCTGTCGGTCATGAAAATCATCTTCGAGGATAACGTCGACGATTTTTTTGCCCGTCAGCAGGTCAATAACCAACTGCGAACGATCTCGCTCCCTGATAATGTAGAACCCGATATTCAGCCTCCTTATGGCCCCACGGGCGAGATTTTTCGCTATACATTAAAATCCAGAAGCCGCGATACGCGCGAACTACTGACGATTCAAAACTGGGTTATTGACCGTCAACTCCGTGCCGTGCCGGGTGTGGCCGATATTGTTGCGTTTGGCGGCCGGGAAAAGACCTACGAGATTATGGTTAACCCGATGCAATTGCAGAAATATGGCATAACGCCATCGGAGGTCTATAATTCCGTTACCCAGAACAACCTCAACGTGGGGGGCGATGTCATCGAGAAAAACGGGCAGGCATACGTCGTGCGGGGCATTGGGCTGTTAACCAATATTGCCGACATCGAAAATATTATCGTTGACGAACAGGGCGAACTACCTGTGCTGGTACGCGATGTGGCGCAGGTGGTCGAGTCGAATCAGCCGCGTGTGGGGCAGGTGGGCCTGGACACAAACGACGATGTGGTCGAAGGCATTATTGTGCAGCGAAAGGGCGAAAATCCGTCGGAGGTGCTCAAACGGGTAAAGGATAAAATTGCGGAGTTGAACGAAAAGGTGTTGCCATCTGACGTAAAGATGGTCACCTTCTACGACCGTGACAACCTAATGGCCTACTGCACCGAAACCGTATTGCACAACTTGGCCGAAGGCATTCTGTTCGTAACGGTTATTGTGTTTCTGTTCATGGCCGACTGGCGTACTACGCTCATTGTCAGTATTATTATTCCGCTGGCACTGTTGTTTGCTTTTGTCTGTTTGCGTCTGCGGGGTATGTCGGCCAATCTGCTGTCGATGGGTGCGGTGGATTTCGGTATCATCATCGATGGAGCCGTGGTTATGGTCGAGGGTATTTTCGTTGTGCTCGATCATAAGGCGCATCAAGTTGGCATGCCGAAATTTAACGGGCTCGCCAAACTGGGGCTCATTCGGAAAACCGGTACGGAGCTAGGTAAGGCCGTTTTCTTTTCGAAGCTGATCATTATTACAGCGCTACTACCTATTTTCTCGTTCGAGAAAGTAGAAGGCAAAATGTTTAGCCCGCTCGCCTGGACCTTGGGCTTTGCTTTAGTGGGCGCACTCTTGTTTACTCTGACGCTGGTGCCGGTTCTGTGTTCGATTCTGCTCAACAAAAATGTGCGGGAAAAGAACAACCCAATCGTGAATTTCTTCAACCGTATTGTGATGCGCGGCTTCACCTGGACCTATGGCCATCGCAGGCTGAGTATGCTGATGGCGCTGGTATTTATGGGCCTTACGTTTGCGTCTGCTTCGTTGCTGGGCACTGAGTTTCTGCCGCAGTTGAACGAAGGGGCATTGTGGGTAGAAGCTAAATTGCCCATGAGCTCATCACTGGCCGAGACAACAAAAATGGTTCGGACGTTGCGGAGTAAGCTAATGACTTTCCCGGAAGTAAACGGCGTTTTGTCGCAGACGGGTCGCTCCAATGATGGCACTGATCCATCGGGGTTTTACTACGTACAGATGCAGGTCAACCTCAAGCCCAAGAAAGAATGGCCCGAACGGGAAACCGGACATCAGTTGACAACCGATCAGCTCATCGAAGAAATGGATGCCAAACTGAAGGTTTTTCAGGGGATCAATTACAATTATTCGCAGCCAATTATCGACAACGTCGCTGAAGCCGTGGCGGGCATGAATGCCAGTAATGCCGTCAAAATTTTCGGTAACGATCTGGCCGAGCTGGACAAGTATGCGAATCAGGTGATTATGGCCATCCGCGATGTGCCCGGTGTTAAGGATGTTGGCATCCTGCGAAACGTTGGCCAGCCTGAAATGAGCATTTACGTCGATAAGCAAAAAATGGCTTTCTATGGCGTTCGGGTTGGCGATGCCGAAGCGGTCATTGAAATGGCTATCGGAGGGAAAACCGCGAGTCAGCTCTACGAAGGCGAACGCAAATTTGATATTCGGGTGCGCTACCAGCCCGATTTTCGCAAGAATGAAGAGGACATTGGGCGGCTAATGGTGCCCACAATCCGGGGAAATAAGATTCCATTGAAGGAGATTGCCGACATCCGCACGCTCACGGGTCCGGCCTTTGTTTATCGCGACAAAAATAAGCGGTTCATTGGCGTAAAATTCTCCGTTCGAGAGCGGGATCTGGGTAGTACCATTGCCGAGGCACAACGTAAAGTACGTCAGGCGGTCAAATTTGATCGTGGTTACGAGGCCGAATGGACAGGCGAGTTCGAGAACCAGGTTCGGGCCTCCAAACGGCTCGGTCAGGTCGTGCCGATTAGTCTGCTGGCAATTTTTGTGATTCTGTTCGTGCTGTTCGGTAACGTCAAAGATGCGGCACTGGTCCTCTTGAATGTGCCGTTTGCCCTGATTGGCGGTATTCTGGCTCTGCACACAACAGGAACTATTTTCGGGATCTCGGCGGGCGTCGGCTTCATTGCCCTGTTTGGCATCTGCGTTCAGAATGGTGTTATTCTGATTTCGGTTTTCAATCAGAACCTCATGGCGGGTCTGAGTTTAGATGAAGCAGTTGCCGAAGGTGTTCGATCACGTATCCGACCCGTAGTGATGACAGCCATGATGGCTGCTATCGGCTTATTGCCGGCAGCGGTCAGCACCGGAATCGGTTCTGAAACACAGAAACCACTGGCTATTGTTGTAATCGGTGGGCTGATCACGGCTACCATATTGACGTTGCTGATCTTTCCAATCATCTATCGTTTCTTCAACCGGCATCGGGCGCACACCATCTCCCGGAGAGGAAAGCGGAGTTTGCTGGCAAAAGCAGATGTGTAA
- the rpsU gene encoding 30S ribosomal protein S21 → MLIINVKDNESIDKALKRFKKKFEKTGVLRQLRSRTAFQKPSVKRRTEIIKAAYKERMYGNHTEQ, encoded by the coding sequence ATGCTTATCATTAACGTAAAAGACAACGAGTCGATTGACAAGGCCCTCAAACGCTTCAAAAAGAAGTTCGAGAAGACGGGCGTGTTACGGCAGTTGCGGTCGCGGACGGCTTTCCAAAAACCGTCGGTAAAGCGTCGCACCGAGATCATCAAGGCTGCCTACAAAGAAAGAATGTATGGCAACCATACCGAGCAATAG
- a CDS encoding DUF4136 domain-containing protein, producing the protein MVTLQQLRKGKWGIYIVLLLAIGGGLTACKENAVNDLSPADSPVYITNYDRSVNFSQYKTFSLPDSVVIESNSGYQPSLGPLESRFVSNVANALTGKGFQRVAKGESADLGVAVIRVNNLYTGVGVDPYGYYGGYWGSGFGGLGGFGGYNPYYPSYYTYQVADQYWEIQIVDLKNRPATSPGTEPQLTVIYDATVRGADIPDQQAVDTATNAIFNQSPYLRAAN; encoded by the coding sequence ATGGTAACGCTTCAACAGCTAAGAAAAGGAAAATGGGGCATTTACATCGTTCTGCTCCTGGCCATTGGCGGTGGCCTGACGGCCTGCAAGGAAAATGCCGTGAATGATTTAAGCCCGGCCGACAGTCCGGTTTACATCACAAACTACGACCGCTCGGTTAATTTCAGTCAATACAAAACGTTCAGCCTGCCCGACTCGGTAGTCATTGAATCTAATTCAGGCTATCAGCCTTCTCTGGGGCCACTAGAAAGCCGCTTCGTGTCGAATGTAGCCAATGCCCTAACAGGCAAAGGATTTCAGCGGGTCGCTAAGGGCGAAAGTGCCGATCTGGGAGTAGCCGTTATTCGGGTCAATAACCTCTACACAGGGGTTGGCGTTGATCCTTATGGCTATTACGGTGGCTATTGGGGAAGTGGCTTTGGCGGCCTGGGTGGATTTGGTGGTTACAATCCGTATTACCCAAGCTATTATACCTATCAGGTAGCCGATCAATATTGGGAAATTCAGATTGTCGACCTCAAAAATCGGCCGGCAACCAGTCCCGGTACCGAACCCCAACTGACCGTTATTTATGACGCGACCGTACGAGGGGCCGACATTCCGGATCAGCAAGCCGTCGATACGGCCACCAACGCCATTTTTAACCAATCGCCTTATTTACGGGCAGCCAACTAA
- a CDS encoding EboA domain-containing protein codes for MNILQMSQTLFYLIEQQPNSEQAVSYLRQQADSFQSNPQVPVFYRIFTALPRFVGKQPVDVPADITFALERVRPGFTVLGWTLDRLARVWWLLQFPVDDESTYVKTIGQLFKAGELNELVALYSALPVLAFPEAWRFQATEGIRNNIADVQSAIMLHNPYPADYFDEAAWNQMILKAFFTDKDVTQIIKLYERKNARLAHTLADYVAERLAAGRSLPPAIETLL; via the coding sequence ATGAATATCCTCCAGATGAGTCAGACGCTGTTCTATTTGATCGAGCAGCAACCTAATTCCGAACAGGCAGTTAGTTATCTGCGGCAACAGGCCGATTCGTTCCAGAGTAACCCACAGGTCCCGGTTTTTTATCGCATCTTCACCGCTTTACCCCGCTTTGTGGGCAAACAACCGGTTGATGTACCGGCTGATATTACGTTTGCACTGGAGCGGGTTCGTCCTGGTTTCACCGTTCTGGGCTGGACACTTGACCGATTAGCGAGGGTATGGTGGCTATTGCAGTTTCCTGTCGATGACGAATCCACATACGTCAAAACAATCGGACAGCTCTTCAAAGCCGGTGAATTGAATGAACTGGTTGCGTTATATAGTGCGTTGCCCGTGCTGGCTTTTCCGGAAGCATGGCGGTTTCAGGCAACGGAAGGAATTCGAAACAACATTGCCGATGTGCAGTCAGCCATAATGCTTCACAATCCCTATCCGGCCGATTATTTTGACGAAGCAGCCTGGAATCAGATGATTCTGAAAGCGTTTTTTACCGACAAAGACGTTACGCAGATCATTAAACTCTATGAGCGAAAAAACGCCCGGCTGGCTCACACGCTGGCAGACTATGTTGCCGAACGCCTGGCTGCCGGGCGTAGTTTGCCACCTGCTATTGAAACGCTTCTGTAA
- a CDS encoding tyrosine-type recombinase/integrase, with product MNPGPENFLQYIRYEKRLSHHTLTAYANDLDQFSKFLVAECNIGQPEQADFRHIRSWIVSLVEVGLDKTSVNRKIATLRCYYGFLLRQKVITIDPMTKIQALKTSKKLPMYVEEKPMEMLLNDIDFPDTFEGIRDKLVLELLYGTGIRLSELTGLKTVDVNLYEKTIMVLGKRNKHRIIPLTQPLYELILQYNQLKNDAFSGQADAVYLLVSDKGVPAYPVLIQRIVKRHLNLVTTLEKKSPHVLRHSFATHLLNRGADLNAIKDLLGHSSLAATQIYTHTSLEQLKKTYDQAHPKAKK from the coding sequence ATGAATCCTGGTCCAGAAAACTTTCTCCAGTATATCCGCTACGAAAAACGGCTGAGCCATCATACATTGACGGCTTATGCGAATGATCTGGACCAGTTCAGTAAATTTCTGGTTGCAGAGTGTAACATCGGCCAGCCCGAACAGGCTGATTTTCGGCACATCCGGTCATGGATTGTGAGCCTGGTCGAAGTAGGGCTGGATAAAACGTCGGTAAACCGTAAAATTGCGACACTCCGGTGCTATTACGGTTTTTTACTGCGTCAGAAAGTCATTACGATTGACCCGATGACGAAAATACAGGCGCTGAAAACCAGCAAAAAACTGCCGATGTATGTAGAGGAGAAGCCGATGGAAATGCTGTTAAACGATATCGATTTTCCGGATACGTTTGAGGGTATTCGCGACAAATTAGTACTTGAATTGCTCTATGGCACAGGCATCCGGCTGAGTGAACTGACCGGACTGAAAACGGTTGATGTAAACCTATACGAAAAAACCATCATGGTGCTCGGCAAGCGGAATAAACACCGGATAATACCGCTTACTCAGCCACTCTATGAGCTTATTCTTCAGTATAATCAGCTGAAAAATGATGCCTTTTCCGGGCAGGCCGATGCTGTTTATTTACTGGTCAGTGATAAGGGCGTTCCGGCTTATCCGGTTCTGATCCAGCGGATTGTAAAGCGGCATCTGAATCTGGTCACTACGCTCGAAAAGAAAAGCCCACACGTGCTGCGGCATTCATTCGCCACGCACCTGCTCAATCGTGGTGCTGATCTGAACGCCATTAAAGATTTGCTGGGGCACAGTAGTTTAGCGGCCACTCAGATTTATACACATACGAGCCTGGAGCAACTGAAGAAGACATATGATCAGGCGCATCCGAAGGCGAAAAAATAA
- the eboC gene encoding UbiA-like protein EboC (EboC, a homolog the polyprenyltransferase UbiA, belongs to system of proteins involved in the trafficking of precursor metabolites to an extracytoplasmic compartment so that the biosynthesis of certain natural products, such as scytonemin, can be completed.), producing the protein MLKALLSLTRPANLVTAIADVLAGMAIAGYFLVQNPAPAPVGWLALATVCLYGGGVVFNDVFDAELDAIERPERAIPSGVVSKRTATLLGVVLLVIGIAASFLVNPTAGFLAIGIAVASLVYDRFGKHHDWLGPVNMGLCRGLNLLLGVSIIPEQVLPWAWIGLVPIAYIAAITMISRGEVHGGSVTTLRVAGLLYALVIGCVAALAQQQQQLGTALPFLILFGYYIFPPLWRAVREPIGQNIGMAVRAGVLSLIVMNAAWVAAFASFPLAMLVFCLLPLSRLLAKIFAVT; encoded by the coding sequence ATGTTAAAAGCACTTCTGTCCCTCACCCGGCCTGCCAATCTCGTTACGGCTATTGCCGACGTGCTGGCTGGTATGGCCATTGCGGGTTATTTTCTCGTTCAGAATCCGGCTCCGGCTCCAGTCGGCTGGCTCGCTTTAGCTACCGTTTGTTTGTATGGTGGTGGGGTTGTTTTCAACGATGTGTTCGACGCCGAATTAGATGCTATCGAGCGACCTGAGCGCGCTATTCCGAGTGGAGTAGTCAGCAAGCGTACCGCTACTTTATTAGGCGTAGTTCTGTTGGTAATCGGCATCGCTGCTTCATTTTTAGTAAACCCAACGGCCGGATTTCTGGCTATTGGCATTGCCGTTGCCTCGCTTGTTTATGACCGGTTCGGTAAGCATCATGATTGGCTGGGGCCGGTCAATATGGGCCTGTGCCGGGGACTGAATCTACTTTTGGGGGTGAGTATTATTCCTGAGCAGGTTTTGCCGTGGGCATGGATTGGTTTAGTGCCCATTGCTTATATAGCCGCTATTACCATGATTAGTCGGGGCGAGGTGCATGGCGGTAGCGTGACAACGCTGCGGGTAGCGGGCTTGCTGTATGCACTGGTGATTGGATGTGTAGCGGCACTCGCCCAGCAACAGCAGCAGCTGGGAACAGCGCTTCCCTTTCTGATTTTATTCGGCTACTATATTTTTCCACCACTCTGGCGGGCCGTTCGTGAGCCAATAGGACAAAATATTGGTATGGCTGTGCGTGCCGGGGTGTTATCTCTGATCGTTATGAACGCGGCCTGGGTCGCGGCTTTTGCCTCATTCCCGTTAGCAATGCTGGTATTTTGCTTATTGCCCCTGTCGCGGCTGCTGGCAAAGATTTTTGCGGTAACCTGA